In Janthinobacterium sp. J1-1, a single genomic region encodes these proteins:
- a CDS encoding ABC transporter ATP-binding protein, translated as MDQNNLLEVRDLRVTFRLDKKTTFEAVKGISFNVPRNSTVALVGESGSGKSVSSLAVMGLLPPDNTIIDPQSSIFFGGRDLLTLSIAERRNMCGKDISMIFQEPMSSLNPVFTVGFQIAEVLRQHMGMNRKQARARTLELLDEVGIPDPANKIDAYPSQMSGGQQQRVMIAMAIACEPKLLIADEPTTALDVTIQKQIMDLIAALQKKHQMSVLFITHDLGLVGEIADHVIVMRHGEVRETGEVRQVFEAPNDAYTRALLHCRPSLDERPWRLPVIADYMEGKAGPGVEIKQRSRGYTPGDEPVLVVNNLSKSFYMREGLFGKREFQAVKDVSFTLPRGKTLGVVGESGSGKTTVGLTLLRLHQATGGTAMFHGKDLIAMPNKEYLPYKRRIQIIFQNPYASLNPRFTVGQILLEPMRIHKIGANDQERIAKAYWLLDKVGLPEQAFHRYPHEFSGGQRQRIAIARCLTMQPEILVCDESVSALDVSVQAQVLNLLQDLQDEFGLSYIFISHDLSVVKYIADQVMVMHQGKVVELADSDELYRNPVHPYTRTLLSAIPRGVQN; from the coding sequence ATGGACCAGAATAACCTGTTGGAAGTGCGCGACCTGCGCGTCACTTTCCGTCTCGACAAGAAGACCACCTTCGAAGCCGTCAAGGGCATTTCCTTCAACGTCCCGCGCAACAGCACGGTGGCGCTGGTGGGCGAATCGGGCAGCGGCAAGTCGGTCAGTTCGCTGGCCGTGATGGGCCTGCTGCCACCGGACAACACGATCATCGACCCGCAATCGAGCATCTTCTTTGGCGGGCGCGACCTCTTGACGCTGTCGATCGCCGAGCGGCGCAATATGTGCGGCAAGGATATCTCGATGATCTTCCAGGAGCCGATGTCTTCCTTGAACCCGGTGTTTACGGTCGGTTTCCAGATCGCCGAAGTGCTGCGCCAGCACATGGGCATGAACCGCAAGCAGGCGCGCGCGCGCACCCTGGAATTGCTCGATGAAGTCGGCATTCCCGATCCCGCCAACAAGATCGACGCCTACCCGAGCCAGATGTCGGGCGGCCAGCAGCAGCGCGTGATGATCGCCATGGCGATCGCCTGCGAGCCGAAACTCTTGATCGCCGACGAGCCCACCACGGCGCTCGACGTGACGATCCAGAAACAGATCATGGACCTGATTGCCGCGCTGCAAAAGAAACACCAGATGTCGGTGCTGTTCATTACCCACGACCTGGGCCTGGTGGGCGAGATCGCCGACCACGTGATTGTCATGCGCCACGGCGAAGTGCGCGAAACGGGCGAAGTGCGCCAGGTGTTCGAGGCGCCAAACGACGCCTACACCAGGGCGTTGCTGCATTGCCGCCCGTCCCTGGACGAACGGCCATGGCGGCTGCCCGTGATTGCCGACTATATGGAAGGCAAGGCGGGGCCCGGTGTGGAAATCAAACAACGCTCGCGCGGCTATACGCCGGGCGACGAGCCGGTGCTGGTGGTCAATAACCTGAGCAAGAGTTTCTACATGCGCGAAGGCTTATTTGGCAAGCGCGAGTTCCAGGCCGTCAAGGATGTGTCGTTTACCCTGCCGCGCGGCAAGACGCTGGGCGTGGTGGGCGAGTCCGGTTCCGGCAAGACCACGGTCGGCCTGACCTTGCTGCGCCTGCACCAGGCCACCGGCGGCACGGCCATGTTCCACGGCAAGGACCTGATTGCCATGCCGAACAAGGAATATTTGCCCTATAAACGCCGGATCCAGATCATCTTCCAGAATCCGTATGCCTCGCTGAACCCGCGCTTTACGGTGGGGCAGATTTTGCTCGAACCGATGCGCATCCACAAGATCGGCGCGAACGACCAGGAGCGCATCGCCAAGGCCTACTGGCTGCTCGATAAAGTCGGCTTGCCGGAACAGGCCTTCCACCGCTATCCGCACGAGTTCTCGGGTGGCCAGCGCCAGCGCATCGCGATTGCGCGCTGCCTGACCATGCAGCCGGAAATCCTGGTCTGCGACGAATCGGTGTCGGCGCTGGACGTGTCGGTGCAGGCGCAGGTGCTCAATCTGCTGCAGGACTTGCAGGATGAATTCGGCCTGTCCTACATCTTCATTTCGCACGATCTGTCGGTGGTGAAATATATCGCCGACCAGGTGATGGTGATGCATCAGGGCAAAGTGGTGGAACTGGCCGATTCGGACGAGCTGTATCGCAACCCCGTCCATCCGTATACCCGTACTTTACTGAGCGCCATACCAAGAGGTGTGCAAAATTGA
- a CDS encoding ABC transporter permease: MSKPHTSPGLWALAWRRLRGDKIAMVSLAVVGAFFLLVLASSGGLVGANWEDEVAVSYAPPTFAGADPVVAGVDGAILVSDERNLPTPVNVLDPLADDIAELRAQLKSDPSAGVDMYGVTDPLADDITALRGTMGKAKKVIAHKATTLPFGADKWGHDVLQKTIKGGETSIVVGLVAALLAVVLGTIFGAVSGYFGGLVDDFFNWFYSIFTSIPSILMILTVAAVLQQKGVLTIVLILGLTGWTGPYRLIRAEYIKHKAREYVMAADAIGASHWRKMFSHIFPNVSHVALVQMSILVVGFIKAEVILSFLGFGVPVGTVSWGSMLNEAQNELILGKWWQLTAAATAMAVLVTAFSLFTDALRDALDPKVK, translated from the coding sequence ATGTCGAAACCTCATACATCGCCGGGCCTGTGGGCCCTGGCGTGGCGCCGTTTGCGCGGCGACAAAATTGCAATGGTATCGCTGGCCGTGGTCGGCGCGTTTTTCCTGCTGGTGCTGGCATCAAGCGGCGGCCTGGTGGGCGCCAACTGGGAAGATGAAGTGGCCGTCAGCTATGCGCCGCCCACCTTTGCCGGCGCCGACCCGGTGGTTGCCGGTGTCGACGGCGCGATTCTCGTCAGTGACGAGCGCAATCTGCCGACGCCCGTCAATGTGCTCGATCCTTTGGCCGACGATATCGCCGAACTGCGCGCGCAGTTGAAAAGCGATCCGTCGGCGGGTGTCGACATGTACGGCGTGACCGATCCGCTGGCCGACGACATCACCGCCCTGCGCGGCACGATGGGCAAGGCGAAAAAAGTGATTGCCCACAAGGCGACCACCTTGCCGTTCGGCGCCGACAAATGGGGGCACGACGTGCTGCAGAAAACCATCAAGGGCGGCGAAACGTCGATCGTGGTGGGCCTGGTGGCGGCCTTGCTGGCGGTGGTCCTGGGCACCATCTTCGGCGCCGTCTCCGGCTATTTCGGCGGCCTGGTCGACGATTTCTTCAACTGGTTCTACAGCATCTTCACGTCGATCCCGTCGATCCTGATGATCCTGACGGTCGCCGCCGTGCTGCAACAAAAAGGCGTGCTGACCATTGTGCTGATCCTGGGACTGACCGGCTGGACCGGTCCGTACCGTTTGATCCGCGCCGAATACATCAAGCACAAGGCGCGCGAATACGTGATGGCGGCCGACGCCATCGGCGCTTCGCACTGGCGCAAGATGTTCTCGCATATCTTCCCCAACGTCAGCCACGTGGCGCTGGTACAGATGTCGATCCTGGTGGTGGGCTTCATCAAGGCCGAAGTGATCCTGAGCTTCCTGGGCTTTGGCGTGCCGGTCGGTACCGTCTCGTGGGGCAGCATGCTGAACGAAGCACAAAATGAACTGATCCTGGGCAAATGGTGGCAGCTGACGGCCGCCGCCACGGCGATGGCCGTGCTGGTGACGGCGTTCTCGCTGTTTACCGATGCCTTGCGCGATGCGCTCGACCCCAAAGTGAAATAG
- a CDS encoding VTT domain-containing protein, with the protein MPNLIFLLEHYGILIVFGIVLVEQLGLPIPAFPILVVAGALSVDGDMNGALVLAAGLTACLISDLAWFRAGRHFGKRILRLLCRISLSPDYCVSQTEDKFKRWGPKALIVSKFVPGFNTIAAPMSGAMGTPASRFFLYAGLGGLLWCGTGILVGVIFHASVERVLDLLSTMGSTALLVLATLLGLFLLYKYLERRRFRQALQVERISITELLDLIEQGHEPLLVDARSATAQSLEPAVPGALFFNGKEPVPALIGLDKDRHIVVYCSCPNDVTAAQVAKLLNEHGFHRAKPLHGGLDAWNAVYRSDQPAPAGLLNEGLAS; encoded by the coding sequence ATGCCCAACCTTATCTTCCTGCTCGAACACTACGGTATCCTGATCGTCTTCGGGATCGTGCTGGTGGAGCAGCTCGGCTTGCCGATTCCCGCCTTCCCTATCCTGGTGGTGGCGGGTGCGCTGTCGGTCGATGGCGACATGAACGGCGCGCTGGTGCTGGCGGCGGGCCTGACGGCCTGCCTGATCAGCGACCTGGCCTGGTTCAGGGCAGGGCGCCATTTCGGCAAGCGCATCTTGCGCCTGCTGTGCCGCATCTCGCTGTCGCCCGATTATTGCGTCAGCCAGACGGAAGACAAATTCAAGCGCTGGGGCCCGAAAGCCCTGATCGTCTCCAAGTTCGTGCCCGGTTTTAATACGATTGCCGCGCCGATGTCGGGCGCCATGGGCACGCCGGCGTCGCGTTTCTTCCTGTATGCGGGCCTGGGCGGCTTGCTGTGGTGCGGCACCGGCATCCTGGTCGGCGTGATCTTCCATGCCAGCGTGGAGCGGGTGCTGGACCTGCTCAGCACCATGGGCAGCACCGCGCTGCTGGTGCTGGCGACCTTGCTGGGCCTGTTCCTGCTGTATAAATACCTGGAACGCCGCCGCTTCCGCCAGGCCTTGCAGGTCGAACGCATCAGCATTACCGAATTGCTGGACCTGATCGAGCAGGGCCATGAGCCGCTGCTGGTCGACGCGCGCAGCGCCACGGCGCAGTCGCTCGAACCTGCCGTGCCGGGCGCCCTGTTCTTCAATGGCAAGGAACCGGTGCCGGCCTTGATCGGCCTGGACAAGGACCGCCATATCGTCGTCTATTGCAGCTGCCCCAACGACGTGACGGCCGCGCAAGTGGCCAAGCTGCTCAATGAACATGGTTTCCACCGCGCCAAGCCCCTGCATGGCGGCCTCGATGCCTGGAACGCCGTCTACCGCTCCGACCAACCGGCGCCTGCCGGCCTGCTCAACGAAGGCCTGGCCTCCTGA
- the scpB gene encoding SMC-Scp complex subunit ScpB encodes MNTIEAKKVLETALLCAREALTIHSLKKLFVDADDNGRVRGVGVGADTIKQLLEELRQEWEGRGIEVVSLASGWRFQSRPEMKMYLDRLTPERPPKYSRATLETLAIIAYRQPVTRGDIEEIRGVAVNSQTIKMLEDRGWVDAIGYRDVVGRPALLATTRQFLDDLGLSSLSQLPPLQQISEMQGNGLEALEAALQENFDKATNDVAVPLGAGSSTAVTVVTASPDAGPDASPTDEAYTHDPAPELTADAAPGQHSQETNNE; translated from the coding sequence ATGAACACCATTGAGGCCAAGAAAGTCCTCGAAACAGCGTTGCTGTGCGCGCGTGAAGCGCTGACGATCCACAGCCTGAAAAAGCTGTTCGTCGATGCCGATGACAATGGCCGCGTGCGCGGGGTCGGTGTCGGCGCCGATACGATCAAGCAGCTGCTCGAGGAATTGCGGCAGGAGTGGGAAGGGCGCGGCATCGAAGTGGTCAGCCTGGCGTCGGGCTGGCGCTTTCAAAGCCGCCCTGAAATGAAGATGTATCTCGATCGATTGACACCCGAGCGGCCGCCGAAGTATTCGCGGGCCACCCTGGAAACGCTGGCCATCATCGCCTACCGCCAGCCCGTCACGCGCGGCGACATCGAAGAAATTCGCGGCGTGGCCGTCAATTCGCAGACGATCAAGATGCTGGAAGACCGCGGCTGGGTCGATGCGATCGGCTACCGCGACGTGGTGGGCCGGCCGGCCTTGCTGGCCACCACCAGACAATTTTTGGACGACTTGGGTTTGAGCTCGCTGTCCCAGCTGCCGCCGTTGCAGCAAATCAGCGAAATGCAGGGCAACGGGCTCGAAGCCCTGGAAGCCGCCCTGCAAGAAAATTTTGACAAAGCAACGAATGACGTTGCAGTACCGCTTGGTGCAGGTAGCAGTACGGCTGTGACAGTAGTGACAGCAAGCCCTGATGCCGGCCCCGATGCTTCGCCCACGGACGAAGCCTATACTCACGACCCTGCGCCAGAACTAACGGCTGACGCTGCGCCAGGTCAGCACAGCCAAGAAACGAACAATGAATAA
- a CDS encoding glucokinase, with product MSASSTPALPTSAYADGPRLLADVGGTNARFALEVAAGQIGQVEVLPCADYPSLAAALQAYLALPQIVAAGGQAVRHAMIAIANPVSGDFLSMTNHHWSFSIRAMREECGFTTLDVVNDFTALARAVPMLSSSEKHQVGAGTARPNTAIGLIGAGTGLGVSGLIPSHGGWIALQSEGGHVNFAPFNELEVSILQFAWREFEHVSAERLISGDGLELIYRALADRAGVADEKLPAAEITRRALAGESQLCDDVIETFCCMLGTVAANVAVTLGALGGIYIGGGIVPRLGARFDRSGFRARFERKGRFANYVSQVPTFVITAQYPAFLGTSAILAEKLSSH from the coding sequence ATGAGCGCTTCGTCTACTCCCGCATTGCCCACTTCCGCCTACGCCGATGGTCCGCGCCTGCTGGCCGATGTAGGCGGCACGAATGCCCGTTTTGCCCTGGAAGTGGCCGCCGGCCAGATCGGCCAGGTTGAAGTGCTGCCTTGCGCCGACTATCCGAGTCTGGCGGCCGCCCTGCAAGCCTACCTGGCCCTGCCGCAGATTGTCGCCGCCGGTGGCCAGGCCGTGCGCCACGCCATGATCGCCATCGCCAATCCGGTGTCGGGCGATTTCCTCAGCATGACCAACCATCACTGGTCGTTCTCGATCCGCGCCATGCGCGAAGAGTGCGGCTTCACCACCTTGGACGTGGTCAACGATTTCACCGCCCTGGCGCGCGCCGTGCCGATGCTCTCCAGCAGCGAAAAGCACCAGGTGGGTGCCGGCACCGCGCGTCCGAACACCGCCATCGGCCTGATCGGCGCCGGCACGGGCCTGGGCGTCTCGGGCCTGATCCCTTCGCATGGCGGCTGGATCGCGCTGCAAAGCGAAGGCGGCCATGTCAACTTCGCGCCCTTCAACGAGCTGGAAGTGTCGATTCTGCAGTTTGCCTGGCGCGAATTCGAACACGTCTCGGCCGAGCGCCTGATTTCCGGCGATGGCCTGGAGCTGATCTACCGCGCGCTGGCCGACCGTGCCGGCGTGGCGGACGAAAAGCTGCCGGCCGCCGAGATCACGCGCCGCGCGCTGGCCGGCGAATCGCAGCTGTGCGACGACGTCATCGAAACCTTCTGCTGCATGCTGGGCACGGTGGCGGCCAACGTCGCCGTCACCCTGGGCGCGCTGGGCGGCATCTATATCGGCGGCGGCATCGTGCCACGCCTGGGCGCGCGCTTCGACCGTTCGGGCTTCCGCGCCCGTTTCGAGCGCAAGGGCCGCTTCGCCAATTACGTGTCGCAGGTACCCACTTTCGTGATCACCGCGCAATACCCGGCCTTCCTCGGCACCTCGGCCATCCTGGCCGAGAAACTGTCGTCGCACTAG